The genomic DNA ATTTCGACCAGGACATCCATCGAGGTCTCTCTAGCCAAAACGGGAAGCCCTAAAAAGCATTTTATTTGCCGCACCGCCTTGTTTATGCTCGCTCCATGTCCAATCCCGTCAAAATCCTCGCCTTCGCCGGCAGCACCCGCACCGGCTCCTTCAACAAGAAGCTGCTCAAGACCGCGGTCGCCGCCGCTCAAGCCGCCGGCGCCGAAGTCACGGTGGTCGATCTTCGGGATTTGCCGATGCCGCTTTACGACGGCGACCTCGAAAGCGCCTCGGGGATCCCCGAGAATGCGATGAAGCTGAAGGAATTGATGCTGAAGCACCAAGGCTTCCTCATCGCCTCGCCGGAATACAACAGCTCGATCACCGGCGTCCTCAAGAACGCCATCGACTGGGCCTCGCGCTCGGCGCCGAACGAGGCTCCCCTCGCCTGCTTTTCCGACAAGGTCGTGGGCTTGATGAGCGCCTCGCCCGGCGCCCTGGGCGGCCTCCGCAGCCTGGCCACGGTGCGCTCGATCCTGGGAAATATCGGCTGCCACGTCCACCCGCATCAAGTGGCGGTGCCGCGGGCCCACGAGGCCTTCGACGAAGAAGATCGGCTCAAAGACCCCAAGCAAAGGGCCAATGTCGAGAAGATCGGCGAAAAAGTCGTGGAAATGGCGCGGAAGCTAAGCGCGGGTTAGCTTGGCGGCGAAAAATCCCCAGAGCATCCCGGCGGCCAAGCCGACGCCGTGGGCCCAATTCGCCACCGGCCCCATCAAGCCGGTGAGGCAAAGGAAGAACCATAAGATCATCATCGTGACGACGCTCTGGTTGAGCGAAAGACCGGAGTGAGGATCGACCCGGCCGCGGATCCAGACGTAGCCGAGTAGGCCGTAAACCACGCCCGACATCCCGCCGAAGTTGGGTCCCTTCATCCAATACTGGCCCAAGTTCGAAAGAATCGCGAAGGCCAGGACCAAGATCAAGAAATGGAGGCTGCCGAGCTTGCGCTCCAGGATGGTCCCCAGATCCTTCAACCACAGCATGTTGAAGAGAATGTGGAGCAGTCCCGAATGGAGGAAGATCGGCGTCACCAGTCGCCAGACTTGGCCGTGAAGAACCTCAGGCAAATCGGTTCGCCATTGGAGGTAGGGCCCGACGATCTGGTAGTTGCTGATATAGAAATAGTCGATCCAGCGGCCGGTGGTGTCGGCGTAGGAAAGCAGGGTCAGCGCCACGCTGAGCCCGATCAAGACTGCGGTGACCGGGCTCAGGCTGGTATCGAGACGGTGCCAGTGAGTCCGCACGTCGATGACGCGGGATTTTTTGTCGAGCTTCCGTTTGATGGAGCGAATTTCAGCGGCTTGGCCAGAGGCTCCGTAGA from bacterium includes the following:
- a CDS encoding rhomboid family intramembrane serine protease, encoding MIGTIANSAQAKSFSDFLLVKGIPNQVEVDGGQAQVWVHDDAHLAEAEKLFAEFQQDPRNQAFYGASGQAAEIRSIKRKLDKKSRVIDVRTHWHRLDTSLSPVTAVLIGLSVALTLLSYADTTGRWIDYFYISNYQIVGPYLQWRTDLPEVLHGQVWRLVTPIFLHSGLLHILFNMLWLKDLGTILERKLGSLHFLILVLAFAILSNLGQYWMKGPNFGGMSGVVYGLLGYVWIRGRVDPHSGLSLNQSVVTMMILWFFLCLTGLMGPVANWAHGVGLAAGMLWGFFAAKLTRA
- a CDS encoding NAD(P)H-dependent oxidoreductase, coding for MSNPVKILAFAGSTRTGSFNKKLLKTAVAAAQAAGAEVTVVDLRDLPMPLYDGDLESASGIPENAMKLKELMLKHQGFLIASPEYNSSITGVLKNAIDWASRSAPNEAPLACFSDKVVGLMSASPGALGGLRSLATVRSILGNIGCHVHPHQVAVPRAHEAFDEEDRLKDPKQRANVEKIGEKVVEMARKLSAG